A region of the Longimicrobiaceae bacterium genome:
GCCTGCGCGACGGCCTGGCCGACGGGCTGGGCGCATCGGCCGCGGCGCGGTATCGCCCCGGCATGCGCACGCTCTTCGTGGGCCCCAGCGGCACCGGCAAGACGCTGGCGGCGGGCTGGCTCGCCACGAGGCTGGGGCTGCCGCTCTACCGCGTCGATCTCTCGTCCGTGACCAGCAAGTACATCGGCGAGACGGAGAAGAACCTGGCGCAGCTCCTCGCCCGCGCCGAGCAGGCCGAGGTCGTCCTGCTCTTCGACGAGGCCGATTCGCTCTTCGGCAAGCGGACCGACGTGAAGGAGGCGAACGACCGCTTCGCCAACGCGCAGACCAACTACCTGCTCCAGCGCATCGAGGCGTACGACGGCATCGTGGTGCTCACCAGCAACGCGCGCGGCCGG
Encoded here:
- a CDS encoding ATP-binding protein — protein: LRDGLADGLGASAAARYRPGMRTLFVGPSGTGKTLAAGWLATRLGLPLYRVDLSSVTSKYIGETEKNLAQLLARAEQAEVVLLFDEADSLFGKRTDVKEANDRFANAQTNYLLQRIEAYDGIVVLTSNARGRFDGAFSRRLDMIVDFPMPGPQQRLELWRSHLGTAHALETADLNRLAATADLGGGHIRNAVLAAAAVARRDGTPIGWAHVEGSLAAEYRKLGKPMPAGLRTPPPGERPWA